A single window of Lutzomyia longipalpis isolate SR_M1_2022 chromosome 1, ASM2433408v1 DNA harbors:
- the LOC129786971 gene encoding RNA guanine-N7 methyltransferase activating subunit — protein MVDPHRHIRNLTEEQKQFLEECEKEFTHRFTERDSEFAEFLKREPRESPIVDPWMMGHSNRNHGHRNDNYQRDGRYRSGRNDYRAHGRNYNQHYSRRY, from the coding sequence ATGGTCGATCCACACCGCCACATCCGGAACCTCACGGAGGAGCAGAAGCAATTTCTGGAAGAATGTGAAAAGGAATTTACCCACCGCTTCACTGAACGTGACTCTGAATTCGCTGAATTCCTTAAGCGTGAACCCCGTGAGTCGCCTATTGTGGATCCCTGGATGATGGGGCATTCCAATCGAAATCATGGGCATCGAAATGATAATTACCAAAGAGATGGGCGATATAGGAGTGGCAGGAATGACTACAGAGCACATGGGCGTAATTACAATCAACACTACTCTCGCAGATATTAG
- the LOC129796835 gene encoding zinc finger HIT domain-containing protein 2 has protein sequence MSSMEKDFCELCTKEKAKYSCPRCNLLYCSVPCYQSQAHLQCSENFYRECIEEEMVSTKNPSEIGESTKKMYEILKRMKHLDDNGEEDDIEEIFNPSLNESSGESDLDSDDDTPAADLACRLDGVDLNDPEAVWSKLTKEEQQEFESIINAGDITNLVPVNTPWWVKLSEEKLVREASSVEESNHPEILSNIRNFKEISRITPAPCVRHNLTNILAAYAFSVRYFNGDYVNNPQEFAGLLANISGNIKCNANYDSDLLAIESVAHEAQNEGIALDSETKRALQEDVEMILRKSPQNIAVLAALSDIHRILASAKKPKEKEKSSSGVFSKKFIDRAGLKEIEQSRIRVYLKKIEFFLAFSKDIL, from the exons ATGTCCTCCATGGAAAAGGATTTTTGTGAGCT ATGCACGAAGGAGAAAGCAAAGTATTCCTGTCCAAGATGCAATCTCCTCTATTGCTCTGTTCCATGCTACCAAAGCCAGGCACATCTCCAGTGCTCTGAGAACTTCTACCGAGAATGCATTGAGGAAGAGATGGTTTCGACGAAAAATCCCAGCGAGATTGGAGAATCAACTAAGAAAATGTACGAGATTCTCAAAAGGATGAAGCACTTGGATGACAATGGCGAAGAAGATGATATTGAGGAGATTTTCAATCCATCTCTCAATGAGAGCAGTGGGGAGAGTGATTTGGATTCAGACGACGATACCCCAGCTGCTGATCTTGCCTGCCGACTCGATGGAGTTGATCTCAATGATCCGGAAGCTGTGTGGAGTAAGCTGACAAAAGAGGAACAGCAGGAATTTGAATCAATAATCAATGCTGGTGATATTACAAATCTCGTTCCTGTGAATACCCCGTGGTGGGTAAAATTGAGCGAAGAGAAGCTGGTTAGAGAAGCATCATCCGTGGAAGAGTCAAATCATCCAGAGATACTCAGCAACATTAGGAACTTCAAGGAAATTTCCCGAATAACTCCTGCCCCGTGTGTTCGTCACAATCTTACAAATATCCTGGCAGCCTATGCCTTCTCTGTGCGCTACTTCAACGGAGATTACGTGAATAATCCTCAGGAATTTGCTGGACTCCTTGCAAACATTTCCGGGAATATCAAATGCAATGCTAACTATGATTCAGATCTTCTTGCCATTGAATCCGTGGCACATGAAGCTCAAAATGAGGGTATTGCTCTGGACAGTGAGACCAAACGGGCACTGCAGGAAGATGTGGAAATGATTCTCCGGAAAAGTCCTCAAAATATTGCCGTCCTGGCAGCTCTATCGGACATCCACAGAATCCTGGCATCAGCAAAAAAGccaaaagagaaggaaaaatcatcatCGGGAGTATTTTCGAAGAAATTCATCGATAGGGCAGGATTGAAGGAAATTGAGCAATCCCGCATTAGagtttatttgaagaaaattgagtttttcttgGCCTTTTCCAAGGacattctataa